The Neobacillus sp. OS1-2 genome includes a window with the following:
- a CDS encoding SRPBCC family protein yields the protein MIASIKKVEQGWIAQFERQLNHSVEETWSWLTDNEKLMKWFPELQVGGLQEGGFMQFDMQNGTFEKLSITELNPNSVLEFDWWAYSVRFEIIPEAEGCQLILKERIETITDHTPKDLAGWHLCLDVIKALMDGQSIEWRAEEWKKWYEEYVKHVNALGTK from the coding sequence ATGATTGCTTCTATTAAAAAGGTAGAACAAGGGTGGATTGCCCAATTTGAGCGTCAACTAAACCATTCCGTTGAAGAGACATGGTCCTGGCTTACGGACAATGAAAAACTGATGAAATGGTTCCCTGAACTCCAGGTGGGCGGACTTCAAGAAGGTGGCTTTATGCAGTTTGATATGCAAAACGGCACCTTTGAGAAACTTTCCATAACAGAGCTTAACCCGAATTCTGTCTTGGAATTTGATTGGTGGGCTTATAGTGTTCGTTTTGAAATCATTCCTGAAGCGGAAGGTTGTCAGTTAATCTTGAAGGAAAGAATTGAAACAATCACCGATCATACCCCAAAAGACCTTGCCGGTTGGCACCTTTGTCTTGACGTCATCAAAGCCCTAATGGACGGCCAAAGTATCGAATGGCGGGCAGAAGAATGGAAGAAATGGTATGAAGAATATGTAAAGCATGTAAATGCTCTAGGTACAAAATAA
- a CDS encoding DUF1835 domain-containing protein, with the protein MFVYRVGELRYLTVKEMFDCGEWQTYELNHEGEFATFNHEEMEPLIGRGYSVSLEVNNMMVEKINQLIHKNRLATFPIEGEVHLVCSESTAGAIRVGLDRPKTVIGFQVFFSIGPVWQLDQKQGQTNRFEWINENINLEQDHFDIENTFNKTLLEISEIPENKPIYIWTADNGEEQTGVRFILQLLKDKANEVILLNTTELFQKGNFLNEDEFQTLHHSSGVHPKNLKLLFQQNKTRAPLSNQERAQFQLEWESLAQTVDVLRIWQNGGIEGVPEDYYDQFIISTIERMHSEQQQKRDFILAAKVIGEIIGQTDGVVGDFYLEYRIRHLIYSGVLELKGVPRSMRHYRVKLR; encoded by the coding sequence GTGTTTGTTTATCGTGTGGGAGAATTACGCTACTTAACGGTAAAAGAAATGTTCGATTGCGGGGAATGGCAAACATATGAACTCAACCACGAAGGGGAGTTTGCAACCTTTAACCATGAAGAAATGGAACCACTGATTGGCAGAGGCTACTCAGTCAGTCTGGAAGTGAACAACATGATGGTAGAAAAAATTAATCAACTCATACATAAGAATCGATTAGCCACCTTTCCAATAGAGGGGGAGGTCCATCTTGTCTGTTCCGAATCGACAGCTGGTGCAATTAGGGTTGGGCTGGACCGACCTAAAACGGTAATTGGTTTCCAGGTTTTTTTTAGCATCGGACCAGTGTGGCAGCTTGACCAGAAACAAGGGCAAACGAATCGGTTTGAGTGGATAAATGAAAATATCAATTTGGAGCAGGATCATTTTGACATTGAAAATACCTTTAACAAAACGCTTTTAGAGATTTCGGAGATACCAGAGAATAAACCCATTTATATTTGGACGGCAGATAATGGAGAGGAACAAACAGGTGTCCGATTTATCCTTCAATTGCTAAAGGATAAAGCCAATGAAGTGATCTTATTGAATACAACTGAGCTTTTTCAAAAAGGGAACTTTTTAAACGAAGATGAATTTCAGACCCTGCACCATTCAAGTGGGGTTCACCCGAAAAATCTAAAACTTCTATTTCAGCAAAATAAAACGAGGGCCCCATTATCTAACCAGGAGCGAGCGCAATTCCAACTAGAATGGGAATCACTGGCGCAAACAGTGGATGTCCTTCGTATCTGGCAAAATGGAGGAATAGAGGGTGTTCCTGAAGATTATTATGATCAGTTCATCATCAGTACGATTGAAAGAATGCACAGCGAGCAGCAGCAGAAGAGGGACTTTATTTTGGCCGCTAAAGTGATTGGGGAAATTATAGGTCAGACAGACGGCGTAGTTGGTGATTTTTATTTGGAATATCGGATTAGGCATTTAATCTATAGTGGAGTACTGGAGTTAAAAGGTGTGCCAAGATCTATGAGGCATTACCGTGTGAAATTACGTTAG
- a CDS encoding nitric-oxide reductase large subunit — translation MEVVKVTKTQGKKQNQVKYSLIKSICVATLLLVFTVLLVGGYWIFKTEAPRPLVTNENGEVLFTKDSIKGGQAVFQKYALMDYGTVLGNGSYMGPDYTAEALKIYTEGMQDFYAMEAEGVPFADLSKNTKAAIREDVTKEIRKNRYIKKTDTLVLTDAQVNGLKQVRKYYRKVFTEGDGWGIQPNLIKEKDLPVKNRAWVDEGDQITQVSDFFFWTAWLSSTNRPHDTISFTNNWPYYKDAGNVMSYSTVLWSGVSITVLSLFMALILYVFYRYHLGMKEAYTPGNFPKIDLYKIPVTLSQVKGSKYFVIVSILFFIQVMFGALLAHYYTEPESFFGMKWIAELLPFSISKGIHLQLAIFWIATAWLGLGIYVAPLVGGHEPRRQGLLVDILFWALVVLVFGSMLGQWLGVKGYLGNKWFLFGHQGWEYLELGRFWQYILAIGMIIWLVIVFRGIRSALKRETDRGGLVHLLFYASIAVPLFYGFAFFIQPDTSYTMADYWRWWIVHLWVEGIFEVFAVVIIGFLMVQMKLVTKSSTIKALYFQITILLGSGVIGIGHHYYYNGSAEVWIALGSVFSALEIIPLTLLILEAYEQYKMLRDGGVDFPYKSTFWFLISTALWNLVGAGVLGFLINLPAVNYFEHGQQLTPAHGHAAMMGVYGMFAISLLLFALRNVVNPKAWNDKLLKFVCWMLNIGLAGMVFVSLLPIGFIQLKIAYEKGYWASRDPGIFYGKEIVHNLLLWRAVPDTIFLIGVIGLVYFCIKAFFNLRKPTHGENEPLPVKDFTLDEE, via the coding sequence ATGGAAGTTGTAAAAGTGACGAAGACCCAAGGAAAGAAACAAAACCAGGTTAAATACAGTTTAATTAAATCAATCTGTGTCGCAACGTTATTATTAGTGTTTACCGTGTTATTAGTTGGAGGATACTGGATTTTTAAAACGGAGGCACCAAGACCATTGGTGACCAACGAAAATGGTGAAGTGCTGTTTACCAAGGATTCCATTAAAGGCGGGCAAGCTGTTTTTCAAAAATATGCCTTGATGGACTATGGCACCGTATTAGGGAATGGCTCATACATGGGCCCGGATTATACGGCTGAAGCCTTAAAAATCTACACGGAGGGTATGCAAGATTTCTACGCAATGGAAGCGGAAGGAGTTCCCTTTGCAGATCTTTCGAAAAATACGAAAGCGGCGATTCGTGAAGATGTAACAAAGGAAATACGAAAAAACCGCTATATCAAAAAGACTGACACACTTGTATTAACAGATGCGCAGGTTAATGGTCTAAAACAAGTGAGGAAATATTACCGCAAAGTATTTACGGAAGGTGATGGGTGGGGAATACAACCCAATTTGATTAAGGAAAAAGACCTACCCGTGAAAAACCGCGCATGGGTAGATGAAGGGGATCAGATCACACAGGTTTCTGATTTCTTTTTCTGGACTGCTTGGTTATCAAGTACCAATCGTCCTCATGATACGATTTCATTTACCAACAACTGGCCATATTATAAGGATGCTGGGAATGTGATGAGTTATTCTACCGTTCTTTGGAGTGGCGTAAGTATTACGGTTTTATCACTATTCATGGCACTTATCTTGTATGTATTCTATCGGTATCATTTAGGAATGAAAGAGGCCTATACGCCTGGAAATTTCCCGAAAATAGATTTATATAAAATACCCGTTACATTGTCGCAAGTCAAAGGCAGTAAATACTTTGTGATCGTCTCGATTCTATTCTTTATCCAAGTCATGTTTGGAGCATTATTGGCACACTATTATACAGAACCTGAAAGCTTCTTTGGAATGAAGTGGATTGCGGAATTGCTGCCATTTAGTATTTCTAAAGGGATCCACCTTCAATTGGCGATTTTCTGGATTGCCACCGCTTGGCTGGGATTAGGTATTTATGTGGCGCCGCTTGTTGGCGGACATGAACCAAGGCGTCAAGGTTTATTAGTAGATATCTTATTTTGGGCATTGGTTGTATTAGTATTTGGCAGTATGCTCGGACAATGGTTAGGTGTGAAGGGCTACTTAGGTAACAAATGGTTTTTATTTGGCCATCAGGGCTGGGAGTACCTAGAGTTAGGGAGATTCTGGCAATATATTTTGGCAATCGGAATGATTATTTGGCTTGTTATTGTGTTTAGAGGAATCAGGAGTGCATTAAAACGAGAAACCGATCGAGGGGGCCTTGTTCATCTCCTCTTTTATGCCTCCATTGCTGTTCCATTATTCTATGGCTTTGCCTTCTTCATCCAACCGGATACTAGCTACACAATGGCTGACTACTGGCGCTGGTGGATTGTGCATTTATGGGTAGAAGGTATTTTTGAAGTCTTTGCGGTTGTCATTATTGGGTTCCTAATGGTTCAAATGAAGCTGGTAACAAAGAGTTCAACAATAAAAGCCCTATATTTTCAGATTACGATTTTATTAGGAAGTGGAGTTATTGGGATTGGCCACCATTATTACTATAATGGTTCGGCAGAAGTGTGGATTGCTCTAGGCTCTGTTTTCTCAGCATTAGAGATTATTCCTCTTACCTTGTTGATTCTTGAAGCCTATGAGCAATACAAAATGCTCCGTGACGGGGGAGTGGACTTCCCGTACAAGTCCACATTCTGGTTCTTGATTTCTACTGCTCTCTGGAATTTAGTGGGTGCAGGGGTATTGGGATTCCTAATTAACCTTCCAGCTGTCAATTACTTTGAACATGGTCAGCAGTTAACACCAGCACATGGTCATGCAGCAATGATGGGTGTGTACGGTATGTTTGCTATTTCACTGCTCCTGTTCGCACTTAGAAATGTTGTCAATCCTAAGGCATGGAATGATAAGTTGTTAAAGTTTGTTTGCTGGATGTTAAATATTGGTTTGGCCGGAATGGTCTTTGTTTCCTTATTGCCAATCGGATTTATCCAATTAAAGATCGCTTATGAAAAAGGATACTGGGCATCAAGAGATCCTGGGATTTTTTACGGGAAAGAAATTGTTCATAATTTACTCCTATGGAGAGCCGTTCCAGACACGATTTTCTTAATCGGGGTTATTGGGCTAGTCTATTTCTGTATTAAAGCGTTCTTCAATCTACGCAAACCAACCCATGGGGAGAACGAGCCTTTGCCGGTAAAAGATTTTACATTGGATGAAGAGTAA
- a CDS encoding VOC family protein, whose amino-acid sequence MEKVIPFLMFQDGKAEEAMNYYTSLIEDSEITSIARYGANEAGKEGTVFQATFSLKGQEFFCIDSHVKHQFSFTPSFSIYVTCDSEEEIDQLFQKLSEGGQALMPLGNYGFSKKFGWLNDRFGVSWQITLPN is encoded by the coding sequence ATGGAAAAGGTGATCCCATTTTTAATGTTCCAAGATGGCAAGGCGGAAGAAGCGATGAATTATTACACATCTCTCATCGAGGATTCTGAAATTACAAGTATTGCTCGGTATGGAGCAAATGAAGCAGGTAAAGAAGGAACCGTGTTTCAGGCTACCTTCTCTTTAAAAGGGCAAGAATTCTTTTGCATTGACAGTCATGTGAAACACCAGTTTTCCTTCACACCTTCTTTTTCTATCTATGTTACGTGTGATTCAGAAGAAGAAATTGACCAGTTGTTTCAGAAATTAAGCGAGGGTGGACAAGCTCTTATGCCATTAGGTAATTACGGTTTCAGTAAGAAGTTCGGCTGGCTAAATGATCGGTTTGGCGTTTCATGGCAAATAACCCTTCCTAACTAA
- a CDS encoding LysM peptidoglycan-binding domain-containing protein, whose amino-acid sequence MGKKTVLFFSIVFLLLINTAPAHAIGKNPSNLYVVKSGDSLPAIAHTFGTTVEDLKLTNGLQSDTVVVGQKLYVPFVYEVMAGDSLDKISAAYHSSVERIKAANGLSATQLYLGQKLLIPPQRMNMDGQYILMTKEEFKNWLFHHQFSRKITIIQHHHTWLPSYKHFHGSNHFAMLKGMENFHIEKMGWKTIAQNITTFPDGKIAVSRPFNIAPEGTIGAKANTTGLTIENVGNFDIGHDVMTQAQRDTIVTITALLCIKFRLTPSIDSITYHHWWSLRTGERVLDNGPDYNVKTCPGTGFFGGNSTVSARNNLYPLVSRKMQEIAESK is encoded by the coding sequence ATGGGAAAAAAAACTGTACTTTTTTTTAGCATCGTTTTCCTTTTGCTGATAAATACAGCACCAGCACATGCCATTGGAAAGAACCCCAGCAATTTGTATGTAGTTAAATCCGGGGATTCGCTACCGGCAATTGCACATACATTCGGGACAACCGTAGAAGACCTGAAACTAACGAATGGATTACAATCCGATACAGTAGTAGTAGGTCAGAAATTATATGTTCCTTTTGTCTACGAAGTAATGGCCGGGGATAGCCTGGATAAAATTTCAGCTGCCTATCATTCTTCAGTCGAGAGAATAAAAGCAGCAAATGGACTTTCAGCTACTCAGCTTTATTTAGGACAAAAGTTATTGATTCCTCCTCAAAGAATGAACATGGATGGGCAGTATATTCTCATGACGAAGGAGGAATTTAAGAACTGGTTATTCCATCATCAATTTTCTAGAAAAATTACGATCATCCAACATCATCATACCTGGCTCCCTTCATATAAGCATTTCCATGGTTCCAATCATTTTGCCATGCTGAAAGGTATGGAAAATTTCCATATAGAAAAAATGGGTTGGAAAACGATCGCGCAAAATATCACCACGTTTCCAGATGGAAAAATAGCTGTTTCTAGACCATTTAACATTGCTCCTGAAGGTACAATCGGGGCCAAAGCCAACACCACAGGGCTCACCATCGAAAATGTAGGGAACTTTGATATCGGTCATGATGTGATGACACAGGCACAAAGGGATACCATTGTGACGATCACGGCATTGCTTTGTATTAAATTTAGATTAACGCCCTCTATTGACAGTATCACGTACCATCATTGGTGGAGTTTGAGAACGGGTGAAAGGGTATTAGATAACGGCCCGGACTATAATGTTAAAACCTGCCCTGGTACCGGGTTCTTCGGTGGAAATTCTACGGTTAGTGCAAGGAATAACTTATATCCCCTCGTATCACGGAAGATGCAAGAAATAGCAGAATCAAAATAA
- a CDS encoding HAD-IA family hydrolase: MNVLWDFDGTIFDTYPSLVEGFVQVSQKDLDRMEVLKWLKIDSKTAFKYYGISEDQRGEFEKYHNHYSRESSRPFIHLEDALSSVDQNIIVTHRDKESTKYLLEKFNLAKYFKEIVSVEEDGFTRKPHVSSYEYVLKRFSIDLVVGDRELDLIPARQLKIQTVAFQNQNIEADFHIESYADFIPMVLAPLQE, encoded by the coding sequence ATGAACGTTTTATGGGATTTTGATGGAACCATATTTGACACTTATCCATCACTTGTAGAGGGGTTTGTCCAAGTTAGTCAAAAGGACCTCGACCGCATGGAAGTCTTGAAATGGCTTAAAATTGATTCTAAAACTGCCTTTAAGTACTATGGCATTAGCGAGGATCAAAGAGGCGAATTTGAAAAATATCATAATCATTATTCGAGAGAGAGCAGCAGGCCATTCATCCACTTAGAGGATGCATTATCATCTGTTGATCAAAATATTATCGTGACACATCGCGATAAAGAATCTACCAAGTATCTCCTTGAAAAATTTAATTTAGCTAAATACTTTAAAGAAATTGTTTCTGTAGAAGAAGATGGTTTTACGAGAAAACCCCATGTTTCCTCGTATGAATATGTTCTAAAACGCTTTTCTATTGATTTGGTCGTGGGTGACCGAGAGTTAGATTTAATACCCGCAAGACAACTAAAGATTCAAACGGTAGCCTTCCAGAATCAAAATATTGAAGCAGATTTTCATATTGAGAGTTATGCAGACTTTATTCCGATGGTTCTTGCTCCACTTCAAGAATAA
- a CDS encoding MFS transporter: protein MPLQKSAAKTKSTYIFLLVTGIVLVAFNLRPSITSVGPLIGMIQENVGLAHWSAGLLMSLPLLVFAAMSPIVPKLANRLTNEKTLLLGLIFLFIGITIRSIPMTFFLFTGTLLVGAGIAIGNVLLPAVVKDKFPQKFGLMTSVYSTSMGLIASLASGVSVPLATGLHLGWQGALIVWGIPVVAGILVWTFLLKMNQGSQNGIKRATSDSTLIWRSSLAWQIAIFMGFQSFLFYVTISWLPEILHSRGMSMGTAGWMLSFTQLVGLPASFFIPVIAGRFRSQVWIAFMLSLCSVFGYGGLLLGSSYPILITSITLIGVGLGGMFPLALSYIGLRARNANQAVELSGMAQSTGYILAAIGPLFIGYLYDLTHIWTVPLTTLIVISIIMMVFAMLSGRNRFV from the coding sequence GTGCCGTTACAAAAATCAGCTGCTAAAACAAAATCGACATATATATTTTTACTCGTTACAGGGATTGTGCTTGTTGCCTTTAATTTACGCCCTTCAATTACATCTGTTGGCCCGTTAATTGGGATGATCCAGGAAAATGTTGGACTGGCACATTGGAGCGCAGGCTTATTAATGAGCTTGCCCCTACTGGTTTTTGCCGCCATGTCACCCATTGTCCCAAAACTTGCTAATCGGCTAACAAATGAGAAGACTTTACTCCTGGGATTAATCTTCCTTTTCATCGGTATCACTATTCGGTCCATCCCGATGACCTTTTTTCTTTTCACCGGAACTCTTCTTGTTGGTGCCGGAATTGCCATTGGAAATGTTCTTTTACCCGCTGTTGTAAAGGATAAATTCCCACAAAAATTTGGTCTAATGACAAGCGTTTATTCCACTTCCATGGGTCTGATTGCCTCATTAGCATCAGGTGTTAGTGTTCCATTAGCTACAGGTTTACATCTTGGATGGCAAGGTGCCCTCATCGTATGGGGAATACCGGTTGTGGCTGGTATTTTGGTTTGGACCTTTCTTCTCAAAATGAATCAAGGAAGTCAAAATGGGATAAAAAGAGCTACTTCTGACTCGACACTAATCTGGCGCTCATCTCTTGCTTGGCAAATCGCCATCTTTATGGGATTTCAGTCCTTTTTGTTTTATGTAACGATTTCATGGTTACCTGAAATCTTACATAGTCGCGGGATGAGTATGGGAACTGCTGGCTGGATGCTTTCATTTACCCAATTAGTGGGATTACCTGCCAGTTTTTTCATCCCTGTCATCGCCGGACGGTTTCGTTCACAGGTATGGATTGCTTTCATGTTAAGTTTGTGCTCTGTTTTTGGCTATGGTGGATTACTTTTGGGCTCGTCCTATCCCATTTTAATTACAAGTATTACTTTAATTGGGGTCGGGTTAGGGGGAATGTTTCCATTGGCCTTAAGCTATATCGGTCTTCGCGCTCGGAATGCCAATCAAGCGGTAGAATTATCAGGAATGGCACAATCAACTGGTTATATCTTGGCGGCAATAGGTCCCCTGTTTATTGGTTATTTGTATGATCTTACCCATATATGGACCGTTCCGCTGACGACGTTAATAGTGATCTCGATAATCATGATGGTTTTTGCGATGTTATCAGGTCGTAATCGATTTGTTTAA
- a CDS encoding LysE/ArgO family amino acid transporter, with the protein MMEPFFHGFILALGLILPLGVQNVFVFNQGAMQPRYTKALPVVITAALCDTLLILVSVLGVSILILSSVWIKTILIGGGVVFLLYMGWSTWNSQPSMDREEVAKKFPLKKQVVFAASVSLLNPHAILDTIGVIGTSSLSYQGEEKVIFTVSCILVSWIWFLGLALMGRLSGKLDKSGRFMLVLNKISAVVMWGAAVYLVSSLF; encoded by the coding sequence ATGATGGAACCATTTTTTCATGGATTTATTCTTGCACTTGGACTTATTTTGCCTCTTGGGGTCCAAAATGTTTTTGTTTTCAATCAAGGGGCCATGCAGCCGCGTTATACAAAAGCATTACCTGTTGTGATTACGGCTGCTTTGTGTGATACCCTTTTAATCCTGGTATCTGTTTTAGGTGTATCTATACTGATTTTGAGCTCCGTTTGGATAAAGACAATCCTGATTGGAGGAGGGGTCGTCTTTTTACTTTACATGGGTTGGTCGACATGGAATAGCCAACCAAGTATGGACCGTGAAGAGGTGGCTAAGAAGTTTCCCTTAAAAAAACAAGTGGTGTTTGCGGCCTCTGTTTCGTTACTAAACCCGCATGCCATTCTGGACACGATAGGAGTAATTGGTACGAGTTCGTTAAGTTACCAAGGAGAAGAAAAAGTCATCTTTACTGTTTCCTGTATTTTGGTTTCGTGGATTTGGTTTTTGGGCTTAGCATTAATGGGGCGTCTAAGTGGAAAACTCGATAAATCGGGAAGGTTTATGCTCGTTTTGAATAAAATCTCTGCCGTGGTCATGTGGGGAGCAGCGGTTTATCTGGTTTCGTCCTTATTTTAA
- the thrS gene encoding threonine--tRNA ligase, translated as MSNQLEAEKRNHRKLGQELELFTSLEEAPGMPFFLPNGMVVRNELENLWRKKHQKAGYQEIKTPIMMKQELWEQSGHWDHYHENMYFSNVDEQKYAIKPMNCPGALLIFNSKRRSYRELPIRFAELGLVHRHELSGSLNGLLRVRSFTQDDAHLFVREDQIESEIDKVLTLVDEFYSHFGFVYKVELSTRPEEYMGSEEIWDQAELALETVLKDKNINYQLNPGDGAFYGPKIDFHILDSLGRSWQCGTVQLDFQMPQKFNCAYVGEDNKPHCPVMIHRAIYGSVERFMAILIEHFAGEFPLWLSPVQAKIVPISDSHSDYANDMKSQLEAAGIRVEVDFRTEKMGLKIREAEKQKIPYMLVIGDQEVANQSVALRKRKEGNLGVMSISETIDRFRNEINRGK; from the coding sequence ATGTCTAATCAATTGGAAGCTGAAAAAAGGAATCATCGGAAGTTAGGTCAAGAATTGGAACTGTTCACATCATTGGAAGAGGCCCCTGGAATGCCTTTTTTCTTACCAAATGGAATGGTGGTTCGAAATGAACTTGAAAATCTTTGGAGAAAAAAGCACCAAAAGGCTGGCTATCAGGAAATTAAAACACCGATTATGATGAAGCAGGAACTTTGGGAACAATCAGGTCATTGGGATCACTATCACGAAAATATGTATTTCTCTAATGTGGATGAACAAAAGTATGCGATTAAACCGATGAATTGTCCTGGAGCCTTATTAATTTTCAACAGCAAACGACGAAGTTATCGCGAATTGCCGATTCGTTTCGCAGAACTTGGATTAGTGCACCGGCATGAGCTTTCAGGTTCGTTAAATGGACTTTTGAGGGTTCGTTCCTTTACGCAAGACGATGCCCATTTATTTGTTCGAGAAGACCAGATTGAATCTGAAATTGATAAGGTTTTAACATTAGTTGATGAGTTTTACTCCCACTTCGGGTTTGTATATAAAGTAGAGCTTTCAACAAGACCTGAAGAATACATGGGTTCAGAAGAAATCTGGGATCAAGCTGAGCTAGCATTGGAAACTGTTTTAAAGGATAAAAATATTAATTATCAACTAAATCCAGGTGACGGAGCTTTCTATGGTCCGAAGATAGATTTTCATATTTTAGATTCACTTGGACGAAGCTGGCAATGCGGAACGGTCCAATTAGATTTTCAAATGCCGCAAAAGTTCAATTGTGCATACGTGGGTGAAGATAATAAACCACATTGTCCTGTCATGATACATCGAGCTATCTATGGTTCCGTTGAACGATTTATGGCCATTTTAATTGAACATTTTGCCGGAGAATTTCCACTTTGGTTATCACCCGTGCAGGCAAAAATAGTTCCTATTTCAGATTCACATTCAGATTATGCAAATGATATGAAATCCCAATTGGAAGCAGCAGGAATACGTGTGGAGGTCGATTTCAGGACAGAGAAAATGGGGTTGAAGATTAGAGAAGCGGAAAAGCAAAAGATCCCCTACATGCTCGTGATTGGTGATCAGGAGGTGGCGAATCAATCTGTAGCTTTAAGAAAACGCAAAGAAGGGAACCTTGGTGTGATGAGCATTTCAGAAACAATCGACCGTTTCAGGAATGAGATCAACAGAGGGAAATAA
- a CDS encoding M15 family metallopeptidase: MKRKRIGNSIYLFLLVLTAILLFIFFDKEINPFTDSTNTRSDSYPTELHPIVKERSNQLIQQSAKKGIVIVITDDFRSAEDQNRLYEKGRTANGTIVTYAKGGESYHNFGLAVDFALKTPSGDIIWDRQYDGNKNGKADWNEVVEMAKVLGFEWGGDWADFKDYPHLEMNFGLSIADLQNGDRPAGTSLTADTMEDGQ; this comes from the coding sequence TTGAAACGAAAACGGATAGGAAATTCCATTTATTTATTTCTCCTTGTGTTAACCGCTATCCTATTGTTTATATTTTTTGATAAAGAAATTAATCCTTTTACGGACTCAACAAATACTCGATCTGACTCATACCCAACTGAACTTCATCCGATTGTGAAAGAACGGAGCAATCAATTAATCCAACAATCTGCGAAAAAAGGAATTGTGATTGTGATTACGGATGACTTCCGAAGTGCCGAAGATCAGAATCGACTTTATGAAAAAGGACGGACAGCAAACGGGACAATTGTCACGTATGCCAAAGGGGGAGAGTCCTACCACAATTTTGGGCTTGCCGTTGATTTTGCGCTAAAGACCCCTTCAGGAGATATCATTTGGGATCGGCAGTATGATGGAAATAAAAACGGGAAAGCAGATTGGAACGAGGTTGTTGAAATGGCAAAGGTTCTCGGCTTTGAATGGGGAGGGGATTGGGCTGACTTTAAAGATTATCCCCATTTAGAGATGAATTTTGGCTTGAGTATTGCTGATTTACAAAATGGGGATCGACCTGCCGGCACATCACTGACAGCCGATACCATGGAAGACGGACAGTAA
- a CDS encoding DedA family protein, with the protein MEAWITETMDTYGYLGIFLLIAVENIFPPIPSEVILTFGGFMTTTTHMSIFGVIAVSTVGSVAGAVVLYRIGLLLDTNRLERIVDKWGHILRLTKKDIHKAIAWFQRFGVWAVFFGRLIPLIRSLISIPAGMARMNMGTFLLFTTMGTLIWNTILVNAGAAVGASWDDITRYMDVYSNVVYLILGVLLVIFLILYSKNKRKFQK; encoded by the coding sequence ATGGAAGCTTGGATAACAGAAACGATGGATACATATGGCTATTTGGGGATTTTTCTCTTGATTGCAGTAGAAAATATTTTCCCACCTATTCCCTCTGAGGTGATATTAACCTTTGGCGGCTTTATGACCACGACAACCCATATGAGCATCTTCGGCGTGATTGCTGTTTCAACGGTTGGTTCTGTTGCAGGAGCAGTGGTTTTATATCGGATTGGCCTACTGCTCGATACCAATCGCCTCGAAAGAATCGTAGACAAGTGGGGACATATCCTTAGGCTAACGAAAAAAGACATACATAAAGCGATTGCCTGGTTTCAACGCTTTGGTGTTTGGGCAGTGTTCTTCGGCAGGCTGATTCCACTGATTCGGAGTTTGATCTCCATTCCCGCGGGCATGGCTCGGATGAACATGGGGACGTTTTTATTGTTTACGACAATGGGCACCCTTATTTGGAACACGATCTTAGTAAATGCAGGAGCGGCAGTAGGTGCCTCATGGGATGACATCACCCGCTATATGGATGTGTACTCAAATGTCGTCTATCTTATTTTGGGAGTGCTTCTGGTCATATTCTTGATCCTTTATAGTAAAAATAAAAGAAAATTCCAAAAATAA